The following proteins come from a genomic window of Macadamia integrifolia cultivar HAES 741 chromosome 14, SCU_Mint_v3, whole genome shotgun sequence:
- the LOC122061609 gene encoding AAA-ATPase At4g30250-like: MEILSQMWSFLGLLTVLQNVLPSQLLSLLHSFYESLQDFFSPYSYYEIPEFNGYCGVDVNELYRHVNLYLNSIDSSATCRRLTLTRSKTSNRISYTVAPNHTVHDSFNGHRLSWTHHIDTVQDSLEEKRSFTLKLPKRHRQSLLNPYLEFVSARAEEFERVSRERRLYTNNGHGSYESGWVSVPFRHPSTFETLALEPDMKQQITEDLTAFADGKDYYHRVGRAWKRGYLLFGPPGSGKSSLIAAMANYLCYDVYDLELTKVSDNSELRALLIQTTNRSIIVIEDIDCSLDLTADRNSKTKKSMALDNRNSTRGDDGEESGRVTLSGLLNFTDGLWSCCGEERIIVFTTNHRDNVDPALVRCGRMDVHIRLGICGIHAFRSLVMNYLGLETHELFDVVESCIRAGGSLTPAEIGEIMLRNRTDADVAIKAVISALQVSILRGEREPLVEPEERPTTPEERPTTPEAESIDRMLDSPSPENWESSPGKFPVKRRKEGSTWEKKVKFLVRLKSLTKSDSGGRGV, from the coding sequence ATGGAGATCTTATCACAGATGTGGTCATTCTTAGGGCTTCTCACAGTTCTCCAAAACGTGTTACCCTCGCAGCTACTTTCACTTCTCCACTCCTTCTATGAATCccttcaagacttcttcagccCTTACTCTTACTACGAAATCCCAGAGTTTAACGGCTACTGTGGCGTCGACGTTAACGAACTCTACCGTCACGTTAACCTCTACCTCAACTCCATAGACTCTTCCGCCACTTGTCGACGTCTCACACTCACCCGTTCCAAAACGTCCAACCGCATTTCCTACACCGTCGCACCCAATCACACCGTACATGACTCCTTCAACGGTCACCGCCTCTCCTGGACGCACCACATCGACACCGTCCAGGACTCGCTAGAGGAGAAACGCAGCTTTACTCTCAAGCTCCCAAAGCGTCACAGGCAGTCCCTCCTGAACCCCTACCTGGAATTCGTCTCCGCACGTGCTGAGGAGTTCGAGCGTGTGTCACGCGAGCGTAGACTCTACACCAACAATGGCCACGGGTCGTACGAGTCCGGTTGGGTCTCTGTTCCGTTCCGTCATCCTTCCACTTTCGAGACACTCGCGCTTGAGCCTGACATGAAGCAGCAGATAACGGAAGACTTGACGGCGTTCGCTGACGGGAAAGATTACTATCACAGGGTTGGACGGGCGTGGAAACGTGGATACTTGTTGTTCGGGCCTCCAGGATCCGGGAAGTCCAGCTTGATTGCGGCTATGGCGAATTACTTGTGTTATGATGTGTATGATCTGGAGCTCACCAAGGTTTCAGATAATTCGGAGCTCCGAGCTTTGCTTATCCAAACAACAAACCGCTCAATTATCGTGATCGAAGACATTGACTGCTCTCTCGATCTGACGGCTGATCGGAACTCGAAGACCAAGAAATCGATGGCACTGGATAATCGTAACAGTACACGTGGCGATGACGGAGAGGAGAGCGGACGGGTTACGCTTTCGGGTCTGTTGAACTTCACCGACGGGCTATGGTCGTGTTGTGGGGAGGAGAGGATCATAGTGTTCACGACGAACCACAGGGACAATGTAGACCCGGCGCTCGTTAGATGTGGGCGCATGGACGTCCACATCAGACTAGGCATTTGTGGGATCCACGCGTTCAGGTCCCTAGTGATGAACTACCTGGGCTTGGAGACACACGAGCTGTTCGACGTGGTGGAGAGCTGCATAAGGGCGGGTGGGTCCCTCACGCCAGCCGAGATCGGAGAGATCATGTTGAGGAACAGAACAGATGCTGACGTGGCTATTAAAGCCGTTATATCGGCACTACAGGTCAGCATTCTGAGAGGAGAACGAGAACCGCTGGTAGAACCTGAAGAGAGGCCGACAACGCCGGAGGAAAGGCCTACAACCCCGGAGGCGGAGAGCATCGATCGAATGTTGGATTCGCCGTCACCAGAGAATTGGGAATCGTCGCCCGGAAAATTTCCGgtgaaaagaaggaaagaggggTCCACCTGGGAGAAGAAAGTTAAATTCTTAGTGAGACTCAAATCGTTGACCAAGTCTGACTCGGGGGGAAGAGGTGTTTAA
- the LOC122061610 gene encoding pentatricopeptide repeat-containing protein At4g21065-like, producing MISRLLPSLLQQSKTTTHLVQIHSMILKTALNYDPLSISSFLLTACSISIEFARSFLDELPVIPPLFAWNVIIREYSKSPYPIETVKLFFELRRLGIISDNFTFPFVLKACGRCSMLREGETVHSLIFKAGFTVDKYISNTLLRMYAACSEIGMSIRVFGEMTERDVVSWSSMIAGCVACNSSLNALRIFQQMKLANVKPNSVTLVSLLSVCTRLGSLSMGKSIHSHIVVNNIVLNVALGTALLEMYSKCGHIEEALLIFRSMNEKNLQSWTVMVTALADHGRGKDAIALFTQMEEIGLKLDSMSFSGILCACSHLGLVDEGRRYFDRMVSVYKIRPTMEHFGCMVDLYGRAGMVEEAYEIIRNMPMKPNTVILRSYIGACRNHGQVLLDESLRKFLLEVEPDLGSNYVLAANVSAVTGCWDDVANLRVTMKEKGLKKVPGCSWVEVHGGIAYEQANGV from the exons ATGATTTCCCGCCTTCTTCCATCTCTCTTACAACAGTCAAAAACGACGACCCATCTCGTCCAAATTCATTCTATGATTCTAAAGACTGCTCTGAACTATGaccctctctccatctcttcgTTCTTATTGACTGCTTGCTCCATTTCAATTGAATTCGCCCGCTCTTTTCTTGATGAGCTCCCTGTTATCCCTCCGCTCTTTGCATGGAATGTAATTATCAGAGAATACTCGAAGAGCCCATACCCAATTGAAACTGTGAAGCTTTTCTTTGAGCTTCGCAGGTTGGGAATCATATCGGATAACTTCACGTTCCCTTTTGTTCTTAAAGCTTGTGGGCGTTGTTCCATGTTAAGGGAAGGCGAGACAGTGCATTCCTTGATTTTTAAGGCTGGGTTCACTGTGGATAAGTATATCAGCAATACCCTTCTTCGGATGTACGCAGCTTGCAGTGAAATTGGTATGTCAATACGCGTGTTTGGCGAAATGACTGAAAGAGATGTGGTTTCCTGGAGCTCTATGATTGCTGGATGCGTTGCTTG CAACTCTTCACTGAATGCTCTAAGGATATTCCAACAGATGAAACTGGCAAATGTGAAACCCAATTCTGTCACTTTGGTTAGCTTGCTTTCTGTTTGCACTCGTCTGGGGAGTTTGAGCATGGGAAAATCTATTCACTCCCACATTGTTGTCAATAATATCGTGTTGAATGTTGCCCTCGGAACTGCTCTTCTCGAGATGTATTCAAAATGTGGGCATATAGAGGAAGCTTTGCTTATCTTTAGATCCATGAATGAAAAGAATTTGCAGTCTTGGACAGTCATGGTCACTGCTCTTGCCGACCATGGTCGAGGGAAAGATGCTATTGCCTTGTTCACTCAAATGGAAGAAATTGGCTTGAAGCTTGATAGTATGTCATTTTCAGGCATCTTATGTGCTTGCAGTCACTTAGGTCTTGTTGATGAAGGACGGAGATATTTTGATAGAATGGTGAGTGTATATAAAATTAGGCCAACAATGGAGCACTTTGGGTGCATGGTTGATTTGTATGGGAGAGCTGGGATGGTTGAAGAGGCTTATGAGATTATCAGGAACATGCCAATGAAGCCCAACACAGTTATCTTAAGGAGCTACATTGGTGCCTGTAGAAACCATGGTCAGGTTCTTTTGGATGAAAGCttgagaaaatttcttcttgaagttgagCCTGACCTCGGATCGAATTATGTACTTGCTGCAAATGTGTCTGCTGTGACTGGTTGTTGGGATGATGTAGCCAACCTGAGAGTAACCATGAAGGAGAAGGGTTTGAAGAAAGTTCCAGGGTGCAGTTGGGTTGAAGTGCATGGTGGTATTGCGTATGAGCAAGCAAACGGGGTGTGA
- the LOC122061611 gene encoding uncharacterized protein LOC122061611, translated as MKASEISIKSSESEGEVRSFGRTQKPPFRPAKDDTKPVLQDPILRSDPIETEEAVLRLPPFPIVGQKPQPR; from the exons ATGAAAGCTTCAGAAATTTCGATCAAATCGAGCGAAAGCGAAGGAGAAGTCAGGAGTTTCGGTAGAACACAGAAGCCTCCATTCAGACCAGCTAAGGATGACACAAAGCCAGTTCTTCAAGATCct ATACTAAGATCGGATCCAATTGAGACGGAGGAAGCGGTTCTGCGGCTGCCCCCTTTTCCTATCGTCGGACAAAAACCCCAACCCAGATGA
- the LOC122061447 gene encoding uncharacterized protein LOC122061447: MGVIVIDGSTVRAFVNNEPLFNRSVNEQFAALDVNGDGVLSRSELRKACESFRLIETHYGIDTVTPPEQLTQLYNSIFDQFDCDHSGTVDLEEFRSEIKKIMLAIAEGLGFAPIQMAIEDDDQSLLKKAADLEASKLSKA; this comes from the coding sequence ATGGGAGTGATAGTAATAGACGGATCGACGGTCCGAGCGTTCGTGAACAACGAACCGCTCTTCAACCGGAGCGTTAATGAGCAATTCGCCGCTCTGGACGTCAACGGAGACGGAGTCCTCTCCCGATCGGAGCTTCGCAAGGCCTGCGAATCCTTTCGCCTGATCGAGACTCACTATGGCATAGACACCGTAACACCTCCTGAGCAGCTCACTCAGCTCTACAACTCCATTTTCGATCAGTTCGATTGCGATCATAGCGGCACCGTCGACCTCGAGGAATTCAGATCTGAGATAAAGAAAATAATGCTCGCAATAGCAGAAGGCCTCGGTTTTGCGCCAATTCAGATGGCCATTGAAGACGATGATCAAAGCCTTCTCAAAAAAGCTGCTGACCTTGAGGCTTCAAAACTCTCTAAAGCCTAA